One stretch of Daphnia pulicaria isolate SC F1-1A chromosome 8, SC_F0-13Bv2, whole genome shotgun sequence DNA includes these proteins:
- the LOC124312043 gene encoding SLIT-ROBO Rho GTPase-activating protein 1-like isoform X5, with translation MFQCIIQPRNGWIHPAFTETKDVFPDIRTQLNEQLRCLDYRMETQISVVGELQDFFRRRAEVELDYSKNLDKLSKSLSARHKEQKQKREQWHLFSSYASWQHLVAQTKRQARDHALLSDIYANTVIQRLGQVTEEVQRIYRRCREVGYESHEELLKVLHELHAAMKTSQMYQLEQRQADTKLRYVEAQRQKLESSIAREKLEKSKKFKLIEKEIAKRQAKYNDAHLKALKARNEYVLCMDAANSAVHKYFIDDLSDIIDCMDIGFHNCVGRALQVHVSAEENIRRSLQISVDGMNKCLSNLDSRADKQRFLEANHTAFMIPKKFDAATYQNKIDEGSFELMMVPQVREEFESRYLQLHKRLTSLRAESEEVWKTLETAESSLMEMISAKDYDVTPYFAAAATIDDDKFPPSTAPFKQPEAALLKLRADRQETEDFYLNKFHEYILKSNLMHRLQAKYELIHKTLAQDGSQLPTSPKLASLSTVATTPNPLGGKPRRRRIGRTPLIGQPKLFGGSLEEYLEATNEEIPLVMKSCIRVINLYGLHHQGIYRVSGSQVEINNFRESFERGEDPLADVTDASDINSVAGVFKLYLRELREPLFPILFFDQFMELAQLPSKEDFKTRMREVVQTLPRPVFVVMRYLFSFLNHLSEYSDENMMDPYNLAICFGPTLVPVPEDKDQVQYQNLVNELIKNIIINAEDIFPNDGGVLYERYISREPDEGEVGEAPSDTMSEEVDSEVYPSEDDSVFREKDISLQLFGKAETLEAIAQFDFTARSQRELSFKKGDLLTLYTQVSSDWWKGTKDGRDGLVPDKYIMLRIRDEDRDRLEIGKMSTTSGSSSSEESAAAARRRTSSSSDASASSARLSKIRQDSRMLTGSESIDSESPVPSLPSPSLEKRVRTGPTIALVRPTTLSCQGPALQPPPSPKLSVSPQSSVTIVCNSNGSSTVVCPIVSTSSVMESVAKEQSVAAAVVEEAVAADPLVVPSSVRCTEQAINETLTNFPATVVTHLDDSGDRDSLSESLTLSDEKSLCDSFTSLDTLDQELDHELPVPVVEKARLEPANQAGSLQNLEATLEVENAPVFRRQRWETRSMTNLERSTGPEKLNISVGGWSEAKTTEGAAAANDHGSALAPAKGSFVRRRDLWEKRTSITSTPAAVPVVPTTTATSQPQRPKHTPDLVMDLPPSLPLSSSPKEGDSLVDPASRKRHESESSSGSSNSSSPGSPDMTTAAETFAMQNQSTLKKSTIKQIKKDKADAAASSVSASTTVTETTATPAMAVTVTEASPRPSVKVSVTAYGSAAPISSSMRPITPKIANRFPHHMNHLYATPMPVLPVAFAAEAAAAATTPSSVDANRPQLKMKPQVLKKPTLPVSLSSPESSRRTSFDQDSHV, from the exons atGTTTCAGTGCATTATCCAGCCACGAAACGGCTGGATTCATCCGGCTTTCACCGAAACGAAAGACGTCTTCCCAG ATATCCGGACACAACTGAATGAGCAACTGCGATGTCTCGACTACCGGATGGAGACGCAAATTTCAGTCGTCGGCGAATTACAGGATTTCTTCCGGCGTCGGGCTGAAGTGGAGCTGGACTACAGCAAAAACCTTGACAAGCTCTCAAAGAGTTTGTCGGCCCGCCACAAGGAGCAAAAGCAAAA ACGGGAGCAGTGGCACTTGTTTTCCAGCTACGCCTCTTGGCAGCACTTGGTGGCACAGACCAAACGTCAAGCCAGGGATCACGCCCTGCTGAGCGACATTTACGCCAACACGGTCATCCAGCGCCTCGGCCAGGTCACCGAAGAAGTCCAACGCATCTACCGACGT TGCCGCGAAGTGGGCTACGAGAGTCACGAAGAGCTGTTGAAGGTGCTGCACGAATTGCACGCGGCCATGAAGACGTCGCAGATGTACCAGCTGGAGCAGAGGCAAGCCGATACAAAGTTGCGCTACGTCGAGGCGCAGCGCCAGAAATTGGAGTCGTCGATCGCCCGCGAAAAGCTGGAAAAGtcgaagaaattcaaattgatcgAAAAAGAGATCGCCAAACGACAGGCCAAATACAACGACGCTCATCTCAAGGCCCTCAAGGCGCGCAACGAGTACGTTCTCTGCATGGACGCCGCCAACTCGGCCGTCCACAAGTACTTTATCGACGATCTCTCCGATATCATTGAC TGTATGGACATTGGCTTCCACAATTGCGTGGGCCGGGCGCTGCAAGTTCACGTTTCGGCCGAAGAGAACATTCGTCGCTCGCTCCAA aTAAGCGTCGACGGCATGAACAAGTGCTTGAGCAACCTGGACTCTAGAGCGGATAAACAGCGCTTCCTGGAAGCCAATCACACGGCCTTTATGATTCCGAAAAAATTTGACGCGGCCACCTATCAGAACAAGATCGACGAG GGAAGTTTCGAATTGATGATGGTCCCCCAGGTGCGTGAGGAATTCGAGTCGCGCTACTTGCAGCTGCACAAGCGTCTGACCTCGCTGCGGGCCGAGTCGGAGGAGGTCTGGAAGACACTAGAGACGGCCGAGAGCTCTCTCATGGAGATGATTTCGGCCAAGGACTACGACGTCACGCCGTATTTCGCCGCCGCCGCAACTATCGATGATGACAAGTTCCCACCGTCGACTGCCCCTTTCAAACAGCCAGAAGCCGCCCTGCTCAAATTACGCGCCGACCGACAAGAAACGGAAGATTTCTACCTGAAt AAATTTCACGAGTACATTTTGAAATCCAACCTGATGCATCGGCTGCAGGCCAAGTACGAATTGATTCACAAAACATTGGCCCAGGACGGATCTCAGTTGCCGACGTCGCCGAAATTGGCTTCTCTGTCGACCGTCGCCACGACTCCCAATCCGCTAGGCGGAAAGCCGCGACGTCGAAGGATCGGTCGAACCCCATTGATTGGCCAGCCTAAACTCTTTGGAGGCAGCCTGGAGGAGTACCTGGAGGCCACCAATGAAGAAATTCCGCTGGTGATGAAGAGCTGCATTCGCGTCATCAATCTTTATGGCTTGCACCATCAGGGCATCTACCGCGTCTCCGGCAGTCAGGTGGAGATCAACAACTTCCGCGAGTCGTTCGAGCGTGGCGAAGATCCGCTGGCTGACGTCACCGATGCCTCCGATATCAATTCGGTGGCCGGCGTTTTTAAATTGTACCTGCGCGAGCTGAGGGAGCCCCTGTTCCCCATCCTATTTTTCGATCAGTTCATGGAATTGGCAC AGCTCCCTTCCAAGGAGGATTTCAAAACTCGGATGAGGGAAGTGGTCCAGACTTTGCCACGGCCCGTCTTTGTCGTGATGCGctatctcttttcctttttgaatca CTTATCCGAATACAGCGACGAAAACATGATGGATCCTTATAATTTGGCCATCTGTTTCGGCCCTACTCTAGTCCCGGTTCCGGAAGACAAGGATCAAGTGCAGTATCAAAATTTGGTTAATGAATTGATTAAGAATATCATCATCAATGCCGAAGACATCTTCCCCAATGACGGCGGCGTCCTCTACGAGCGATACATCTCCAGAGAACCCGACGAAGG GGAAGTGGGCGAGGCTCCGTCTGATACCATGTCGGAAGAAGTAGATTCCGAAGTCTATCCTTCGGAAGATG ATTCAGTGTTTCGTGAAAAAGATATCAGCTTGCAATTGTTTGGca AAGCGGAAACGCTGGAGGCAATTGCTCAGTTTGATTTCACGGCCCGATCGCAACGCGAACTCAGTTTTAAGAAGGGCGATCTGCTGACGCTGTACACTCAAGTGTCGAGCGACTGGTGGAAGGGAACCAAAGACGGTCGTGATGGACTCGTTCCCGACAAGTATATCATGCTGCGTATCAGGGACGAAGATCGAGATCGTCTGGAAATCGGGAAAATGTCGACAACCAGTGGAAGCAGCAGCTCAGAAGAGTCTGCCGCCGCTGCTCGCCGTCGAACTTCAAGTTCCAGTGATGCGTCGGCTTCTTCAGCACGACTTTCCAAGATAAGACAGGACAGTCGGATGCTGACAGGTTCAGAGTCGATTGATTCCGAATCACCAGTTCCCTCTCTACCATCACCCAG cttggAGAAACGTGTGCGAACTGGACCGACAATAGCTTTGGTACGACCGACAACTCTGTCTTGTCAGGGACCTGCTTTGCAGCCACCGCCCAGCCCGAAGCTATCGGTTTCGCCTCAATCATCAGTCACAATCGTCTGCAATAGCAACGGATCCTCAACCGTCGTTTGTCCGATAGTTTCGACATCTTCGGTGATGGAGAGTGTTGCCAAAGAG CAGAGCGTTGCGGCAGCGGTGGTGGAGGAAGCGGTGGCAGCAGACCCATTGGTCGTGCCGTCGTCGGTGCGTTGCACGGAGCAAGCCATTAACGAGACCCTGACGAATTTTCCGGCCACGGTGGTGACCCATTTGGACGACAGCGGCGACCGGGACAGCCTCTCTGAGAGTTTGACGCTCAGCGACGAAAAGAGCCTTTGCGATAGTTTCACTAGTCTGGACACACTGGATCAAGAATTGGATCACGAACTGCCGGTGCCCGTTGTCGAAAAGGCTCGACTGGAACCGGCCAATCAAGCTGGGAGTTTGCAGAATTTGGAAGCCACCCTGGAAGTGGAAAACGCGCCCGTATTTCGGCGACAGAGATGGGAGACGAGGAGTATGACCAACTTGGAACGCTCCACTGGACCAGAAAAGCTCAACATTTCAGTGGGCGGTTGGAGTGAAGCCAAAACGACGGAAGGTGCGGCTGCTGCCAACGATCACGGATCTGCATTGGCTCCAGCTAAGGGCTCGTTTGTTCGCCGACGTGATCTTTGGGAAAAGAGGACATCCATCACATCGACGCCGGCTGCAGTACCTGTGGTCCCCACAACCACAGCCACTTCGCAGCCGCAAAGACCCAAGCACACGCCCGACTTGGTGATGGACTTGCCTCCATCACTGCCGCTCAGTTCCAGCCCCAAAGAAGGTGACAGTTTGGTCGATCCGGCCAGCAGAAAACGACACGAATCGgagagcagcagcggcagcagcaacagttcCAGCCCGGGCAGTCCCGATATGACGACAGCCGCCGAGACTTTTGCCATGCAGAATCAGAGTACATTAAAGAAAAGTACCATCAAACAGATCAAGAAAGACAAAGCCGACGCTGCTGCTTCTTCCGTTTCCGCTTCGACAACAGTCACGGAGACCACTGCTACCCCAGCGATGGCCGTCACGGTCACGGAAGCCTCCCCCCGGCCCTCGGTTAAAGTCAGCGTCACAGCTTACGGATCTGCAGCTCCCATTTCGTCTAGCATGCGTCCCATCACGCCCAAGATAGCTAATCGTTTTCCACACCACATGAACCACCTCTACGCTACCCCGATGCCCGTCCTACCCGTAGCGTTTGCTGCCGAAGCggccgctgccgccacaacaCCCTCCTCGGTTGATGCCAATCGACCGCAACTCAAAATGAAGCCACAAGTTCTCAAGAAACCCACGTTGCCGGTCTCGCTGAGCTCGCCGGAATCCTCACGCCGAACCAGTTTCGACCAGGATTCTCACGTCTGA
- the LOC124312043 gene encoding SLIT-ROBO Rho GTPase-activating protein 1-like isoform X4, whose amino-acid sequence MSANKIVLNISAPVSSAVQQQTVVPPESAKKMARKDKEFLWELDSQVKDIRTQLNEQLRCLDYRMETQISVVGELQDFFRRRAEVELDYSKNLDKLSKSLSARHKEQKQKREQWHLFSSYASWQHLVAQTKRQARDHALLSDIYANTVIQRLGQVTEEVQRIYRRCREVGYESHEELLKVLHELHAAMKTSQMYQLEQRQADTKLRYVEAQRQKLESSIAREKLEKSKKFKLIEKEIAKRQAKYNDAHLKALKARNEYVLCMDAANSAVHKYFIDDLSDIIDCMDIGFHNCVGRALQVHVSAEENIRRSLQISVDGMNKCLSNLDSRADKQRFLEANHTAFMIPKKFDAATYQNKIDEGSFELMMVPQVREEFESRYLQLHKRLTSLRAESEEVWKTLETAESSLMEMISAKDYDVTPYFAAAATIDDDKFPPSTAPFKQPEAALLKLRADRQETEDFYLNKFHEYILKSNLMHRLQAKYELIHKTLAQDGSQLPTSPKLASLSTVATTPNPLGGKPRRRRIGRTPLIGQPKLFGGSLEEYLEATNEEIPLVMKSCIRVINLYGLHHQGIYRVSGSQVEINNFRESFERGEDPLADVTDASDINSVAGVFKLYLRELREPLFPILFFDQFMELAQLPSKEDFKTRMREVVQTLPRPVFVVMRYLFSFLNHLSEYSDENMMDPYNLAICFGPTLVPVPEDKDQVQYQNLVNELIKNIIINAEDIFPNDGGVLYERYISREPDEGEVGEAPSDTMSEEVDSEVYPSEDEAETLEAIAQFDFTARSQRELSFKKGDLLTLYTQVSSDWWKGTKDGRDGLVPDKYIMLRIRDEDRDRLEIGKMSTTSGSSSSEESAAAARRRTSSSSDASASSARLSKIRQDSRMLTGSESIDSESPVPSLPSPSLEKRVRTGPTIALVRPTTLSCQGPALQPPPSPKLSVSPQSSVTIVCNSNGSSTVVCPIVSTSSVMESVAKEQSVAAAVVEEAVAADPLVVPSSVRCTEQAINETLTNFPATVVTHLDDSGDRDSLSESLTLSDEKSLCDSFTSLDTLDQELDHELPVPVVEKARLEPANQAGSLQNLEATLEVENAPVFRRQRWETRSMTNLERSTGPEKLNISVGGWSEAKTTEGAAAANDHGSALAPAKGSFVRRRDLWEKRTSITSTPAAVPVVPTTTATSQPQRPKHTPDLVMDLPPSLPLSSSPKEGDSLVDPASRKRHESESSSGSSNSSSPGSPDMTTAAETFAMQNQSTLKKSTIKQIKKDKADAAASSVSASTTVTETTATPAMAVTVTEASPRPSVKVSVTAYGSAAPISSSMRPITPKIANRFPHHMNHLYATPMPVLPVAFAAEAAAAATTPSSVDANRPQLKMKPQVLKKPTLPVSLSSPESSRRTSFDQDSHV is encoded by the exons ATGTCGGCCAACAAAATCGTCCTCAACATTTCGGCGCCAGTCTCATCTGCTGTCCAACAACAAACGGTCGTCCCGCCAGAGAGTGCCAAGAAAATGGCACGCAAAGACAAAGAGTTTCTGTGGGAACTCGACTCACAAGTGAAAG ATATCCGGACACAACTGAATGAGCAACTGCGATGTCTCGACTACCGGATGGAGACGCAAATTTCAGTCGTCGGCGAATTACAGGATTTCTTCCGGCGTCGGGCTGAAGTGGAGCTGGACTACAGCAAAAACCTTGACAAGCTCTCAAAGAGTTTGTCGGCCCGCCACAAGGAGCAAAAGCAAAA ACGGGAGCAGTGGCACTTGTTTTCCAGCTACGCCTCTTGGCAGCACTTGGTGGCACAGACCAAACGTCAAGCCAGGGATCACGCCCTGCTGAGCGACATTTACGCCAACACGGTCATCCAGCGCCTCGGCCAGGTCACCGAAGAAGTCCAACGCATCTACCGACGT TGCCGCGAAGTGGGCTACGAGAGTCACGAAGAGCTGTTGAAGGTGCTGCACGAATTGCACGCGGCCATGAAGACGTCGCAGATGTACCAGCTGGAGCAGAGGCAAGCCGATACAAAGTTGCGCTACGTCGAGGCGCAGCGCCAGAAATTGGAGTCGTCGATCGCCCGCGAAAAGCTGGAAAAGtcgaagaaattcaaattgatcgAAAAAGAGATCGCCAAACGACAGGCCAAATACAACGACGCTCATCTCAAGGCCCTCAAGGCGCGCAACGAGTACGTTCTCTGCATGGACGCCGCCAACTCGGCCGTCCACAAGTACTTTATCGACGATCTCTCCGATATCATTGAC TGTATGGACATTGGCTTCCACAATTGCGTGGGCCGGGCGCTGCAAGTTCACGTTTCGGCCGAAGAGAACATTCGTCGCTCGCTCCAA aTAAGCGTCGACGGCATGAACAAGTGCTTGAGCAACCTGGACTCTAGAGCGGATAAACAGCGCTTCCTGGAAGCCAATCACACGGCCTTTATGATTCCGAAAAAATTTGACGCGGCCACCTATCAGAACAAGATCGACGAG GGAAGTTTCGAATTGATGATGGTCCCCCAGGTGCGTGAGGAATTCGAGTCGCGCTACTTGCAGCTGCACAAGCGTCTGACCTCGCTGCGGGCCGAGTCGGAGGAGGTCTGGAAGACACTAGAGACGGCCGAGAGCTCTCTCATGGAGATGATTTCGGCCAAGGACTACGACGTCACGCCGTATTTCGCCGCCGCCGCAACTATCGATGATGACAAGTTCCCACCGTCGACTGCCCCTTTCAAACAGCCAGAAGCCGCCCTGCTCAAATTACGCGCCGACCGACAAGAAACGGAAGATTTCTACCTGAAt AAATTTCACGAGTACATTTTGAAATCCAACCTGATGCATCGGCTGCAGGCCAAGTACGAATTGATTCACAAAACATTGGCCCAGGACGGATCTCAGTTGCCGACGTCGCCGAAATTGGCTTCTCTGTCGACCGTCGCCACGACTCCCAATCCGCTAGGCGGAAAGCCGCGACGTCGAAGGATCGGTCGAACCCCATTGATTGGCCAGCCTAAACTCTTTGGAGGCAGCCTGGAGGAGTACCTGGAGGCCACCAATGAAGAAATTCCGCTGGTGATGAAGAGCTGCATTCGCGTCATCAATCTTTATGGCTTGCACCATCAGGGCATCTACCGCGTCTCCGGCAGTCAGGTGGAGATCAACAACTTCCGCGAGTCGTTCGAGCGTGGCGAAGATCCGCTGGCTGACGTCACCGATGCCTCCGATATCAATTCGGTGGCCGGCGTTTTTAAATTGTACCTGCGCGAGCTGAGGGAGCCCCTGTTCCCCATCCTATTTTTCGATCAGTTCATGGAATTGGCAC AGCTCCCTTCCAAGGAGGATTTCAAAACTCGGATGAGGGAAGTGGTCCAGACTTTGCCACGGCCCGTCTTTGTCGTGATGCGctatctcttttcctttttgaatca CTTATCCGAATACAGCGACGAAAACATGATGGATCCTTATAATTTGGCCATCTGTTTCGGCCCTACTCTAGTCCCGGTTCCGGAAGACAAGGATCAAGTGCAGTATCAAAATTTGGTTAATGAATTGATTAAGAATATCATCATCAATGCCGAAGACATCTTCCCCAATGACGGCGGCGTCCTCTACGAGCGATACATCTCCAGAGAACCCGACGAAGG GGAAGTGGGCGAGGCTCCGTCTGATACCATGTCGGAAGAAGTAGATTCCGAAGTCTATCCTTCGGAAGATG AAGCGGAAACGCTGGAGGCAATTGCTCAGTTTGATTTCACGGCCCGATCGCAACGCGAACTCAGTTTTAAGAAGGGCGATCTGCTGACGCTGTACACTCAAGTGTCGAGCGACTGGTGGAAGGGAACCAAAGACGGTCGTGATGGACTCGTTCCCGACAAGTATATCATGCTGCGTATCAGGGACGAAGATCGAGATCGTCTGGAAATCGGGAAAATGTCGACAACCAGTGGAAGCAGCAGCTCAGAAGAGTCTGCCGCCGCTGCTCGCCGTCGAACTTCAAGTTCCAGTGATGCGTCGGCTTCTTCAGCACGACTTTCCAAGATAAGACAGGACAGTCGGATGCTGACAGGTTCAGAGTCGATTGATTCCGAATCACCAGTTCCCTCTCTACCATCACCCAG cttggAGAAACGTGTGCGAACTGGACCGACAATAGCTTTGGTACGACCGACAACTCTGTCTTGTCAGGGACCTGCTTTGCAGCCACCGCCCAGCCCGAAGCTATCGGTTTCGCCTCAATCATCAGTCACAATCGTCTGCAATAGCAACGGATCCTCAACCGTCGTTTGTCCGATAGTTTCGACATCTTCGGTGATGGAGAGTGTTGCCAAAGAG CAGAGCGTTGCGGCAGCGGTGGTGGAGGAAGCGGTGGCAGCAGACCCATTGGTCGTGCCGTCGTCGGTGCGTTGCACGGAGCAAGCCATTAACGAGACCCTGACGAATTTTCCGGCCACGGTGGTGACCCATTTGGACGACAGCGGCGACCGGGACAGCCTCTCTGAGAGTTTGACGCTCAGCGACGAAAAGAGCCTTTGCGATAGTTTCACTAGTCTGGACACACTGGATCAAGAATTGGATCACGAACTGCCGGTGCCCGTTGTCGAAAAGGCTCGACTGGAACCGGCCAATCAAGCTGGGAGTTTGCAGAATTTGGAAGCCACCCTGGAAGTGGAAAACGCGCCCGTATTTCGGCGACAGAGATGGGAGACGAGGAGTATGACCAACTTGGAACGCTCCACTGGACCAGAAAAGCTCAACATTTCAGTGGGCGGTTGGAGTGAAGCCAAAACGACGGAAGGTGCGGCTGCTGCCAACGATCACGGATCTGCATTGGCTCCAGCTAAGGGCTCGTTTGTTCGCCGACGTGATCTTTGGGAAAAGAGGACATCCATCACATCGACGCCGGCTGCAGTACCTGTGGTCCCCACAACCACAGCCACTTCGCAGCCGCAAAGACCCAAGCACACGCCCGACTTGGTGATGGACTTGCCTCCATCACTGCCGCTCAGTTCCAGCCCCAAAGAAGGTGACAGTTTGGTCGATCCGGCCAGCAGAAAACGACACGAATCGgagagcagcagcggcagcagcaacagttcCAGCCCGGGCAGTCCCGATATGACGACAGCCGCCGAGACTTTTGCCATGCAGAATCAGAGTACATTAAAGAAAAGTACCATCAAACAGATCAAGAAAGACAAAGCCGACGCTGCTGCTTCTTCCGTTTCCGCTTCGACAACAGTCACGGAGACCACTGCTACCCCAGCGATGGCCGTCACGGTCACGGAAGCCTCCCCCCGGCCCTCGGTTAAAGTCAGCGTCACAGCTTACGGATCTGCAGCTCCCATTTCGTCTAGCATGCGTCCCATCACGCCCAAGATAGCTAATCGTTTTCCACACCACATGAACCACCTCTACGCTACCCCGATGCCCGTCCTACCCGTAGCGTTTGCTGCCGAAGCggccgctgccgccacaacaCCCTCCTCGGTTGATGCCAATCGACCGCAACTCAAAATGAAGCCACAAGTTCTCAAGAAACCCACGTTGCCGGTCTCGCTGAGCTCGCCGGAATCCTCACGCCGAACCAGTTTCGACCAGGATTCTCACGTCTGA